In one Corythoichthys intestinalis isolate RoL2023-P3 chromosome 16, ASM3026506v1, whole genome shotgun sequence genomic region, the following are encoded:
- the abcc1 gene encoding multidrug resistance-associated protein 1, producing the protein MTSQQMGLDTFCSPDGSDQFWDWDRSWNTTNPDFTQCFQNTVLVWLPCIYLWLCAPLYLIYLRSHNRGYICMSHLNKAKTAFGFLLWIICWADVFYSFWERNSGSEVPAPVHLVSPTILGFTMLLATLIIQYERMKGVQSSGVLLVFWLLALLCATITFRSKILQALNQPSTISVWRHTTFFVYYTFLLISLILSCLSDQPPLFSQVVKDPNPCPEPGASFLSQITFWWITRMMMNGYKHPLEEKHLWSLNSEDRSQKVVPRLVQRWTADCQKGKRTEQKTLYSPKRAHNTNNKESPAAEESEILLVKTTKRKEPSLLWALCQAFGPYFLISCLYKLIQDILMFVGPEILRRLIQFVNNSSAPTWHGYFYTVLLFLCTCVQSLILQRYFHVCFITGMRLRTAIVGAVYRKALVISSEARRKSTVGEIVNLMSVDAQRFMDLIAYINMVWSAPLQVVLALYFLWQNLGPSVLAGVAVMILMVPVNAFIAMKTKTYQVAQMKSKDSRIKLMNEMLNGIKVLKLYAWELAFQGKVSDIRERELQVLKKAAYLGAVSTFTWVCAPFLVALSTFAVYVLVDEKNVLDAQKAFVSLALFNILRFPLNMLPMVISSMVQASVSLKRLRVFLSHEELQEDSVIRKAVIGSSNSISIVDGVFSWSKNEPPTLKMLNVCIPDGSLVAVVGLVGSGKSSLLSALLGEMEKLEGSVTVKGSVAYVPQQAWIQNSTLKENIIFGQDMSEAWYKRVVAACALQPDIEILPAGDSTEIGEKGVNLSGGQKQRVSLARAVYCDRTVYLLDDPLSAVDAHVGKHIFDHVIGPQGLLKDKTRVLVTHGLSYLPHVDLILVMVNGEITEIGSYQQLMATEGAFSEFLHTYAGVDHSDNNDLESKTKMLNKGKENGSVTGLSNPSQSGSTSKKSQSVEEKEELDKKAKNTDAGKLTVGDKASTGRVKLSVFWAYLKAVGILLSCLGILLFFAHNVLSLLSNYWLSLWTDDPVINGTQPKRQLRLGVYGALGLSQGMAVFGYSLSMSIGGILASRCLHQSMLYDVLRSPMAFFERTPSGNLVNRFAKEMDTIDTVIPSILKMFMGSLFNVIGSCIVILIATPYVAIIIPFLGLLYFFVQRFYVASSRQLKRLESVSRSPIYTHFNETLLGTSVIRAFGEQERFIRESDRRVDHNQKAYYPSIVANRWLAIRLEFVGNCIVSSAALFAVIARENLSPGIMGLAISYALQLTASLTWLVRMSSDVETNIVAVERVKEYSDTEKEAEWKQEASSISPQWPTEGCIEFRNFGLRYRHDLDLAISNITVNISGGEKVGIVGRTGAGKSSLTLGLFRIIEAAEGQILIDGINIAKLGLHELRSRITIIPQDPVLFSGTLRMNLDPFESYSDEDIWRSLEFSHLKNFVSGLPDKLNHECSEGGENLSVGQRQLLCLARALLRKTKILVLDEATAAVDMETDNLIQTTIRSQFEDCTVLTIAHRLNTIMDYTRVLVLERGKMIEFDSPSNLLAQKGAFFKMAKDSGLA; encoded by the exons TTGCTGGCCACTCTGATAATTCAGTATGAGCGAATGAAAGGGGTCCAATCGTCTGGAGTATTGCTAGTTTTCTGGCTGTTGGCCTTGCTATGTGCCACAATCACCTTTCGGTCCAAGATCCTCCAAGCACTGAACCAG CCATCAACAATTTCTGTATGGAGGCACACCACCTTTTTTGTCTACTACACCTTTCTGCTGATTTCACTGATTTTGTCCTGCTTGTCAGATCAACCGCCACTCTTCTCCCAGGTTGTCAAAGATCCT AATCCTTGCCCTGAACCTGGAGCCTCTTTCCTTTCCCAAATAACATTCTGGTGGATCACCAG GATGATGATGAATGGCTACAAGCATCCTCTAGAAGAGAAACACTTGTGGTCTCTGAACTCTGAGGACCGCTCACAGAAAGTGGTACCAAGGCTGGTTCAGCGCTGGACTGCAGATTGTCAGAAAGGAAAAAG AACAGAACAGAAGACATTGTACTCTCCCAAGCGGGCCcataacacaaacaacaaggaGAGTCCAGCTGCGGAGGAGTCTGAAATCTTACTCGTAAAaaccacaaaaagaaaagagcCTTCCCTGCTGTGGGCTCTGTGCCAGGCCTTTGGGCCATACTTCCTCATATCATGCTTGTACAAGTTAATCCAAGACATCCTCATGTTTGTTGGACCTGAGATACTTCG CCGTCTGATCCAATTTGTGAACAACTCCAGTGCCCCCACCTGGCATGGCTATTTCTACACAGTCCTACTTTTCCTATGCACATGTGTGCAGTCACTCATTCTCCAGAGGTATTTTCACGTCTGCTTCATCACAGGTATGCGCCTGCGCACTGCAATCGTTGGAGCAGTCTATAGGAAG GCCTTGGTCATCAGCAGTGAGGCCCGGCGCAAGTCCACAGTTGGAGAGATTGTCAACTTGATGTCAGTGGACGCTCAGCGCTTTATGGATCTCATCGCTTATATTAATATGGTATGGTCCGCCCCACTGCAGGTGGTGTTGGCCTTGTATTTTCTCTGGCAG AACTTGGGCCCGTCTGTTCTGGCTGGAGTAGCCGTTATGATTCTAATGGTTCCAGTCAATGCTTTCATCGCCATGAAAACCAAAACCTACCAG GTAGCTCAGATGAAGAGTAAAGACAGTCGCATTAAGCTGATGAATGAGATGCTGAATGGTATCAAGGTACTGAAGCTGTATGCTTGGGAGCTTGCCTTCCAGGGCAAAGTATCAGATATCCGAGAACGCGAGCTACAGGTACTGAAGAAGGCTGCTTACCTTGGGGCAGTTTCTACCTTCACTTGGGTCTGTGCACCCTTTTTG GTTGCACTGTCCACGTTCGCAGTGTATGTGCTGgttgatgaaaaaaatgtgcTTGATGCCCAGAAGGCCTTTGTTTCGCTTGCACTCTTCAACATCTTGCGTTTTCCTCTCAACATGTTGCCTATGGTCATCAGTAGTATGGTTCAG GCGAGTGTCTCCCTGAAGCGGCTGAGAGTGTTTTTGTCACATGAAGAGCTACAGGAAGACAGTGTCATACGCAAAGCAGTAATAGGCt cctcaaacagtatatccATAGTGGACGGAGTTTTCAGCTGGTCGAAAAACGAACCACCGACACTAAAGAT GCtcaatgtgtgtatcccagacgGCTCCTTGGTAGCTGTTGTTGGGCTCGTTGGGTCTGGAAAGTCTTCTCTTCTGTCGGCCCTGCTTGGAGAAATGGAAAAACTTGAAGGAAGTGTGACTGTCAAG GGCTCAGTGGCCTATGTTCCCCAGCAGGCTTGGATACAGAATTCAACACTGAAGGAAAACATCATATTCGGCCAGGATATGAGTGAAGCCTGGTATAAGCGTGTGGTGGCTGCATGTGCCCTTCAGCCTGACATTGAGATCCTTCCTGCTGGAGATTCCACAGAGATTGGAGAAAAG GGTGTCAATCTTTCTGGTGGTCAAAAGCAGAGGGTAAGCCTCGCCAGGGCTGTCTACTGCGACCGCACTGTCTACCTCCTGGATGATCCACTGTCTGCTGTTGATGCTCATGTAGGAAAACACATATTTGACCATGTCATTGGTCCACAGGGCTTGCTGAAGGACAAA ACCCGTGTACTGGTGACACATGGGCTGAGTTATTTGCCGCATGTTGACCTCATCCTGGTCATGGTGAATGGAGAAATAACAGAAATTGGCTCATACCAACAACTCATGGCCACTGAGGGCGCTTTTTCGGAGTTCCTCCATACATACGCTGGAGTCGACCATTCAGACAACAACG attTAGAATCCAAGACAAAAATGTTAAACAAAGGAAAGGAGAATGGCAGTGTGACTGGTCTTTCAAA TCCTAGTCAGAGCGGCAGTACTTCCAAAAAGTCTCAGTCAGTTGAAGAGAAAGAGGAGCTGGACAAAAAGGCTAAGAACACTGATGCAGGCAAGCTAACAGTGGGTGACAAGGCCAGCACAGGAAGG GTCAAGCTTTCTGTGTTTTGGGCCTATTTGAAAGCAGTAGGTATACTACTCTCCTGCCTCGGTATACTGCTGTTTTTCGCCCATAATGTTCTTTCTTTGCTCTCTAATTACTGGCTGAGTCTTTGGACTGATGACCCAGTAATTAATGGTACTCAGCCTAAGAGACAGCTGAGATTGGGGGTATATGGTGCTCTTGGCCTGTCACAAG GGATGGCAGTCTTTGGTTACTCCCTATCGATGTCCATTGGTGGCATCCTGGCATCTCGATGCCTACATCAATCCATGCTTTATGACGTCCTCCGCTCACCCATGGCTTTCTTTGAGCGAACCCCCAGTGGTAACCTTGTCAACCGCTTTGCCAAGGAGATGGACACCATCGATACAGTGATCCCCAGTATTCTTAAAATGTTCATGGGATCCTTGTTCAATGTGATAGGTTCTTGTATTGTGATCTTGATTGCTACACCATACGTAGCGATCATAATTCCCTTTCTTGGTCTTCTCTACTTTTTTGTACAG AGATTTTATGTTGCATCATCACGGCAATTGAAGCGACTGGAGTCTGTCAGCCGTTCACCTATCTACACCCACTTTAATGAAACGCTACTGGGCACATCTGTCATAAGAGCTTTTGGTGAACAGGAACGCTTTATACGGGAGAGTGATCGTAGGGTTGACCATAACCAGAAGGCCTACTATCCCAGCATTGTAGCAAACAG GTGGCTGGCAATACGTCTAGAGTTTGTTGGCAACTGCATTGTGTCATCTGCTGCTTTGTTCGCCGTCATAGCCAGAGAGAACCTGAGTCCTGGTATAATGGGTTTAGCGATCTCCTATGCCCTTCAG TTGACAGCCTCTTTAACCTGGCTGGTAAGAATGTCCTCTGATGTGGAAACAAACATTGTTGCAGTGGAGCGAGTAAAGGAGTACAGTGACACAGAAAAAGAG GCTGAGTGGAAGCAGGAGGCCTCCAGCATTTCCCCTCAGTGGCCAACTGAAGGGTGCATTGAATTTAGAAACTTCGGCCTACGATACCGTCATGATCTAGACCTGGCCATCAGCAACATCACTGTTAACATTTCGGGAGGAGAAAAG GTGGGGATTGTTGGTCGAACGggagcaggcaaatcatctctaACACTGGGCCTGTTCAGGATTATCGAGGCAGCTGAAGGACAAATTTTAATTGATGGAATAAACATTGCGAAACTTGGCCTCCATGAGCTCCGCTCCAGAATTACCATCATACCACAG GACCCAGTCTTGTTTTCAGGCACTCTAAGGATGAACTTGGATCCATTTGAAAGCTACTCCGATGAGGACATATGGAGGTCTTTGGAGTTCTCTCATCTCAAGAATTTTGTGTCAGGCCTACCGGACAAACTCAACCATGAATGTAGTGAAGGTGGAGAGAACCTCAG TGTGGGCCAGCGCCAGCTGCTATGTCTGGCCAGAGCTCTGCTGAGAAAGACCAAGATCCTTGTTTTAGATGAGGCCACAGCGGCTGTAGATATGGAGACTGACAACCTCATCCAGACAACCATCCgctctcagtttgaggattgcactgtcCTTACCATCGCTCATCGACTGAACACtatcatggattacacaag AGTGCTGGTTTTGGAAAGAGGAAAAATGATTGAATTTGATTCCCCATCCAATCTCCTAGCTCAAAAGGGAGCCTTCTTCAAGATGGCCAAGGATTCTGGGCTGGCCTGA